The Pseudoalteromonas translucida KMM 520 genome has a window encoding:
- a CDS encoding patatin-like phospholipase family protein — MKIKQVDPNKPKVALLLTGGGARAAYQVGVLKALAHSMPRTAPLPFRVINGTSAGAINSAALACYASCAHLAVRKLESVWKNFSTSMVYKSDFLSVFGHITRNILTSFQSEHINHPPASLLNNRPLRKLLNEILDLHRIERNLHHNYLEALSITASSYTTGDSVAFYQSNTRLPWQRAKREGRATRINVEHLMASSAIPMVFPSVNIYNHYFGDGSIHQLSPLSPSIHLGAEKIFIIGVEQPKELHPVGYSAHYPGLSSVAGHLLDSVFTDTMQSDLERLERINRTLGLLPARDKHQELKRIETCVINPSQNFNAIAAQYYDDMPWAIKVLLRIIGVKKHSQSSLTSYLLFEKRYTQHLIQIGYEDGMKKLPEIRKFLELD; from the coding sequence ATGAAAATCAAGCAAGTTGATCCTAACAAACCCAAAGTTGCCCTGCTATTAACAGGGGGTGGCGCACGCGCTGCTTATCAAGTAGGCGTACTTAAAGCATTAGCTCACAGCATGCCTAGAACAGCGCCTCTGCCATTTAGAGTAATAAATGGTACATCTGCTGGGGCTATAAACTCTGCGGCGCTAGCTTGCTATGCCTCCTGCGCGCACTTAGCAGTGAGAAAACTCGAATCAGTATGGAAGAACTTTTCTACATCTATGGTGTATAAAAGTGATTTTTTAAGTGTATTTGGTCATATTACTCGCAATATTTTAACCAGTTTTCAGTCAGAACATATAAATCACCCGCCTGCGAGTTTATTAAACAATAGGCCACTGCGTAAATTATTAAACGAAATATTAGATTTACATCGCATTGAACGCAATTTACACCACAATTACTTAGAAGCGCTTTCGATTACCGCCTCTAGTTATACTACTGGTGATTCGGTGGCGTTTTATCAATCTAATACACGCCTACCATGGCAACGCGCTAAACGTGAGGGCCGCGCTACGCGTATTAATGTTGAGCATTTAATGGCATCGAGCGCCATTCCTATGGTGTTTCCTAGTGTAAATATTTATAACCATTACTTTGGTGATGGCTCTATACATCAGTTATCGCCTCTAAGCCCATCAATACATTTAGGCGCTGAAAAAATATTTATTATTGGTGTTGAGCAACCTAAAGAGTTACACCCTGTGGGTTACTCAGCTCATTACCCTGGGCTGTCTTCGGTTGCAGGGCATTTACTCGACAGCGTGTTTACCGACACTATGCAATCTGACTTAGAACGGCTTGAGCGAATTAACCGCACCTTAGGCTTGCTGCCAGCTCGCGATAAACACCAAGAACTTAAGCGCATAGAAACCTGCGTGATCAATCCATCACAAAATTTTAATGCCATTGCTGCGCAGTACTACGACGATATGCCATGGGCAATTAAAGTGTTGCTTAGGATCATAGGGGTTAAAAAACATTCGCAATCGAGTTTAACCAGCTACTTATTATTTGAAAAACGTTATACCCAACATTTAATACAAATTGGTTATGAGGATGGCATGAAAAAGCTGCCTGAAATACGTAAGTTTTTAGAGTTAGATTAG
- a CDS encoding GGDEF domain-containing protein yields the protein MENVHILTQRIAGRGEFLPFSAEHYRKNEPAATQELAAKLQTSLILEDILAIYAKFAKQLLNFSGIQFKSALGTVQTPDCDIDTLYYTFDLIVENDNLGQLIYFSKYPLSVAIEQKLQYFHSALLYPLRNAIMYNRVLKLATKDALTGLSNRSQFNDTLLQKLENCRRYQRPFSLMLLDLDSFKQVNDNFGHKVGDDVLKEFALVLNSSIRGTDSVFRFGGDEFAILIEDPEFTTNKVIAERIMQRVKNSKIMAQYSVTTSIGFTLASSQDTENDVFSRADKGLYKAKAAGRNCAKAY from the coding sequence ATGGAAAATGTGCATATATTGACACAACGTATTGCTGGACGCGGAGAGTTTTTGCCGTTTTCGGCTGAGCATTATCGTAAAAATGAACCGGCAGCAACGCAAGAGCTAGCTGCAAAATTACAAACCAGTTTAATACTCGAAGATATATTAGCTATTTATGCAAAATTTGCAAAACAACTGCTAAATTTTTCAGGTATACAGTTCAAGTCGGCGCTAGGTACAGTGCAAACGCCTGATTGCGATATTGATACACTTTATTATACTTTTGATTTAATTGTCGAAAATGATAATTTAGGGCAACTAATATACTTTAGTAAATACCCACTGAGTGTTGCCATAGAACAAAAACTACAATATTTTCATAGTGCGCTGCTCTATCCTTTACGTAATGCGATAATGTATAACCGGGTATTAAAACTTGCCACAAAAGATGCATTAACGGGACTAAGCAATAGAAGTCAATTTAATGACACCTTACTGCAAAAGCTTGAAAACTGCCGCCGTTACCAGCGCCCATTTAGTTTAATGTTGCTTGATTTAGACAGTTTTAAGCAAGTAAACGATAATTTTGGTCATAAAGTGGGTGACGATGTACTTAAAGAATTTGCCTTAGTACTTAATAGCTCTATTCGAGGCACTGACTCTGTATTTAGATTTGGTGGCGATGAATTTGCAATACTCATTGAAGATCCTGAGTTTACTACTAATAAAGTAATAGCTGAGCGCATTATGCAACGCGTTAAAAACTCAAAAATAATGGCGCAGTACTCAGTTACTACCAGTATTGGCTTTACTTTAGCGAGTAGCCAAGACACCGAAAACGATGTTTTTTCGCGAGCCGATAAAGGTTTATATAAAGCCAAAGCAGCGGGACGAAATTGCGCCAAAGCATATTAA
- a CDS encoding monovalent cation:proton antiporter-2 (CPA2) family protein produces the protein MQNINTQIFTLLVAAVLFVWIFKRVGLPPILAYLATGVLAGSHSVGWMTQTHEMDLVAELGIVFLLFSLGLEFSISRLMAMRNIVFGLGSLQVVVTSTVLIVILYCLNFSLLTSFTIGVIMMLSSTAVVVKLLKENGELNKRRGQLAIGVLLFQDIAVVPLLIILPLLAATGSQSISWALAVALTKGAFVCLLLWAIGKWILPKVFNEIALVRTDELFMLTTLLVALFAALLTYSFGLSMALGAFLAGMMLGESHYRHQLEADIRPFRDILMGLFFVTVGMQLNVMYVLNNSLLIIGALVGLLVLKIAVMAISAQLMGERKQDALACAFMLWQMGEFGFVLIALGAQHQLLTNQQVSFLIALGVLSMALTPFLIDKTPFILKRIGVLDRASQAWESEPKSSTLYSDHVIICGFSRVGQTVARFLKPEAIDYIAIESNPILVQEGKAAGEPILFGHVKQKDILKCAGVERARLVIITFTEFEQTQIVIDAIKQVAPEVKILIRTKDDSQLERLKELGVTEVVPETLEASLMLVSHVLSMSGVPMSRIIRRVSTERHNRYQLLQSFFTGEYLDVDEGAHERLEYLHAIALPDKAFAVNKSIATLNLAKRKVSIKALRRQNNEIDNPSDHTILLANDILILQGKPRRVERVEHYLFDGIE, from the coding sequence TTGCAAAATATTAATACTCAAATTTTTACTTTATTAGTCGCTGCTGTCTTATTTGTATGGATTTTTAAGCGCGTAGGGCTGCCTCCTATATTGGCCTATTTAGCAACAGGGGTTTTAGCGGGTAGTCACAGTGTTGGTTGGATGACGCAAACCCACGAAATGGATTTAGTAGCTGAACTAGGTATAGTATTTTTATTATTTAGTTTGGGGCTCGAGTTTTCTATTTCGCGTCTAATGGCAATGCGCAATATAGTATTTGGCTTAGGATCATTGCAGGTTGTAGTAACCAGCACAGTGCTTATTGTGATTTTATATTGCTTAAACTTTAGTTTGCTCACCAGTTTTACAATTGGCGTTATTATGATGCTGTCCTCAACTGCTGTGGTTGTTAAGCTATTAAAAGAAAACGGGGAGTTAAATAAACGCCGTGGGCAGCTCGCCATTGGGGTGCTTTTATTTCAAGACATTGCGGTTGTGCCTTTACTGATTATTTTACCTTTATTAGCCGCTACCGGGTCGCAAAGTATTAGTTGGGCGTTAGCGGTTGCGCTCACGAAAGGGGCGTTTGTTTGTTTACTACTTTGGGCTATAGGTAAATGGATTTTGCCTAAAGTATTCAATGAAATTGCGCTGGTACGTACCGACGAGCTATTTATGCTTACCACTTTGCTGGTGGCTTTATTTGCTGCCTTACTCACCTACTCATTTGGTTTATCTATGGCGCTGGGCGCTTTTTTAGCAGGCATGATGCTAGGAGAAAGCCATTACCGACATCAGCTTGAAGCCGACATTAGGCCATTTAGAGATATTTTAATGGGGTTGTTTTTTGTCACTGTCGGCATGCAGCTCAATGTAATGTATGTGCTTAATAATAGCTTACTTATTATTGGCGCATTAGTTGGCTTATTAGTATTAAAAATAGCGGTAATGGCAATCAGTGCTCAGCTAATGGGGGAGCGAAAACAAGACGCGCTCGCATGCGCATTTATGCTATGGCAAATGGGGGAGTTTGGCTTTGTACTCATAGCACTAGGCGCTCAGCATCAGTTACTAACTAATCAGCAAGTATCATTTTTAATTGCTTTAGGGGTGCTTTCTATGGCACTTACGCCTTTTTTAATTGATAAAACACCTTTTATTTTAAAGCGTATTGGCGTGCTAGATCGTGCAAGCCAAGCGTGGGAAAGTGAGCCTAAAAGCAGCACACTGTATAGTGATCATGTCATTATTTGTGGCTTTTCGCGGGTGGGGCAAACGGTTGCACGTTTTTTAAAACCAGAAGCCATTGATTATATAGCAATAGAAAGTAATCCAATTTTAGTTCAAGAAGGTAAAGCGGCTGGAGAGCCAATATTATTTGGCCATGTTAAACAAAAAGATATTTTAAAATGTGCGGGAGTAGAGCGAGCACGTTTAGTTATTATTACCTTTACCGAGTTTGAGCAAACGCAAATAGTAATAGATGCAATCAAGCAAGTTGCCCCAGAGGTAAAAATACTAATAAGAACCAAAGACGACAGTCAGCTTGAGCGTTTAAAAGAGCTGGGAGTTACCGAAGTTGTGCCAGAAACCCTTGAAGCTAGCTTAATGTTGGTTTCGCATGTTTTGTCTATGTCGGGGGTACCAATGAGCCGTATTATTCGCCGTGTTAGTACCGAAAGACATAACCGGTATCAATTATTGCAGAGTTTTTTTACCGGTGAGTACCTTGATGTAGACGAAGGCGCACATGAACGCCTTGAATACTTGCATGCGATAGCGCTACCCGATAAAGCTTTTGCGGTTAATAAAAGTATTGCGACGCTTAATTTAGCAAAACGAAAAGTGTCTATAAAAGCACTGCGCCGACAAAACAATGAAATAGACAATCCATCGGATCACACTATATTACTAGCCAACGATATTTTAATACTGCAAGGCAAACCAAGGCGCGTAGAGCGAGTAGAGCATTATTTATTTGATGGTATTGAGTAA
- the tilS gene encoding tRNA lysidine(34) synthetase TilS — MHTSLIYQQVKQSLGQYIEQGHRVFTVALSGGVDSVVLLHLMHALRVQDPALQVSAIYIHHGLSQYADDWQGFCQTLCNELNVPFQMAKVNIEQQSRTSLEAQARDARYQALDELSPHGSIILLGQHLNDQIETFLLRLKRGSGLKGLGAMQRERTLSSGRLCFRPLLSVKRSDIEAFAAQYALNHVTDDSNTDERFERNFIRQQVVPILAARFNGFEQCTARSISLLQQQHALLNEYTHIDLTQCVNPQQALNISAIAKFTPIRTANVVRAWLELFTHVLPSQKQLEQIINQAIAAKTDAQMLIELSDGQIRRHQGHLYFVVPSTQKLNNTLITRSELKLADGRLLKKHSGAGIRAPTAGEQVSVRFNCNSARIKPLKKPGSNTLKHWFKDAKVAPWLRANVPLIFYNDELVQVVGYFISANHSDENGIFWECK, encoded by the coding sequence ATGCACACATCGCTTATTTATCAACAAGTAAAACAATCATTGGGTCAATATATTGAGCAAGGTCACAGGGTGTTTACTGTGGCACTATCTGGTGGCGTTGATTCTGTGGTATTACTGCATTTAATGCATGCTTTACGAGTGCAGGATCCTGCGTTGCAAGTTTCTGCTATTTATATACACCATGGTTTGAGCCAGTATGCCGACGACTGGCAGGGCTTTTGTCAAACCCTGTGCAATGAGCTAAATGTGCCATTTCAAATGGCTAAAGTAAATATAGAGCAGCAGTCACGCACGAGCCTTGAAGCGCAAGCGCGCGATGCTCGTTACCAAGCATTAGATGAGCTAAGCCCACATGGCAGCATTATTTTACTTGGGCAGCATTTAAACGACCAAATAGAAACCTTTTTACTGCGCTTAAAACGTGGCTCGGGTTTAAAAGGTTTAGGTGCAATGCAGCGCGAGCGCACTTTAAGCAGTGGCCGATTATGTTTCAGGCCGCTATTATCGGTAAAACGCAGTGATATAGAAGCCTTTGCAGCGCAATATGCGCTTAACCATGTGACCGATGATTCTAATACCGATGAGCGTTTTGAGCGTAACTTTATACGCCAGCAAGTTGTGCCAATATTAGCAGCGCGCTTTAATGGTTTTGAGCAATGTACCGCTCGCAGTATTAGTTTACTGCAGCAGCAACACGCTTTACTCAACGAATATACTCACATTGATTTAACGCAATGCGTTAATCCTCAGCAGGCGTTAAATATAAGTGCTATTGCCAAATTTACTCCTATTAGAACAGCCAATGTAGTACGTGCGTGGCTAGAGTTGTTTACTCATGTATTACCATCGCAAAAGCAGCTGGAGCAAATAATTAATCAGGCAATTGCAGCTAAAACCGATGCACAAATGCTTATTGAGCTTAGTGATGGACAAATACGCCGCCATCAAGGGCATTTATATTTTGTTGTACCAAGCACGCAAAAATTAAACAACACACTAATTACCCGCAGTGAGCTAAAGCTTGCTGATGGTCGCTTACTAAAAAAACACAGTGGCGCAGGAATTAGAGCACCAACTGCAGGTGAGCAAGTAAGCGTGCGTTTTAATTGTAATAGTGCGCGCATTAAACCTTTAAAAAAACCAGGAAGTAATACGCTCAAACATTGGTTTAAAGACGCAAAAGTTGCTCCTTGGCTGCGTGCTAATGTGCCGTTAATTTTTTATAATGATGAACTAGTACAAGTGGTAGGTTATTTTATAAGTGCTAACCATAGTGATGAAAACGGTATTTTTTGGGAGTGTAAATAA